The following proteins are encoded in a genomic region of Mycolicibacterium confluentis:
- the tpx gene encoding thiol peroxidase translates to MAQITLRGNPINTVGDLPGVGSPAPSFTLTGTDLGEVGNDQFSGKAVVLNIFPSIDTPVCATSVRTFNERAAASGVAVLCVSKDLPFAQKRFCGAEGIENVTTASAFRSSFGEDFGITIADGPMAGLLGRAVVVIGADGNVSYTELVPEIGSEPDYDAALAALG, encoded by the coding sequence ATGGCACAGATAACCTTGCGCGGAAACCCCATCAACACGGTCGGTGACCTGCCCGGCGTCGGATCTCCGGCGCCCAGCTTCACGCTCACCGGCACCGACCTCGGCGAGGTCGGCAACGATCAGTTCAGCGGTAAGGCAGTGGTGCTGAACATCTTTCCGTCGATCGACACGCCGGTCTGTGCGACCAGCGTCCGCACCTTCAACGAGCGGGCCGCCGCGAGCGGTGTCGCCGTGCTGTGCGTGTCCAAGGATCTGCCGTTCGCGCAGAAGCGGTTCTGCGGTGCCGAGGGCATCGAGAACGTCACGACCGCGTCGGCGTTCCGCAGCAGCTTCGGCGAGGACTTCGGGATCACCATCGCCGACGGCCCGATGGCGGGCCTGCTCGGCCGCGCGGTCGTGGTGATCGGTGCCGACGGCAACGTCAGCTACACCGAGTTGGTCCCCGAAATCGGCTCCGAACCCGATTACGACGCGGCCCTGGCAGCCCTGGGCTGA
- a CDS encoding acyltransferase family protein — MRGGEIRALTGLRILAAVWVVLFHFRPLLAAAAPTLSEALAPVLNSGAQGVDLFFILSGFVLTWNYLDRMGPSWSTRETLHFLWLRLSRVWPVYLVTLHLAAAWIIFTLHVGHVPSENTDQLTALSYVRQLLLVQLWSEPFFDGTSWDGPAWSISAEWLAYLLFGALILVIFRMTAVTRARSLLLLAVAASSGPVLLLLASGEFYTPWSWLPRIVMQFTAGVLACAAVRKLRLGHGQRQIAGATALLIALAIIGLQYWFDANPISGVSDSSGVVDLLFVPLVAALAVGVGALPTLLATSVMVYGGHISFSLYMVHELVHTAWTWTEQQFNLTLQGWPGPLMLLGIFAATLAGAAALYHGVEEPARKWMRRMLDTRGSGPEPPRPLVSSANVPAPLQVFRPTAP, encoded by the coding sequence GTGCGCGGTGGAGAGATCAGGGCCCTGACGGGCTTGCGCATTCTCGCCGCGGTCTGGGTTGTGCTGTTTCACTTCCGTCCGCTGCTGGCGGCGGCCGCGCCCACCCTGAGCGAGGCGCTGGCACCCGTGCTGAACTCCGGCGCCCAAGGCGTTGACCTGTTCTTCATCCTCAGCGGTTTCGTGCTCACCTGGAACTACCTGGACCGGATGGGTCCATCATGGTCGACCCGCGAGACCCTGCACTTCCTGTGGCTGCGGCTGTCCCGGGTGTGGCCGGTGTACCTGGTCACGCTGCACCTCGCGGCGGCCTGGATCATCTTCACGCTGCACGTGGGGCACGTGCCGTCGGAGAACACCGATCAGCTCACCGCCCTCAGCTACGTGCGTCAGCTTCTGCTGGTGCAGTTGTGGTCCGAGCCGTTCTTCGACGGCACCAGTTGGGACGGGCCGGCCTGGTCGATCAGTGCCGAATGGCTGGCGTACCTGCTGTTCGGGGCGCTGATCCTGGTCATCTTCAGGATGACGGCGGTGACCCGCGCCCGCAGCCTGCTGCTGCTGGCTGTCGCGGCCTCGTCGGGACCGGTGCTGCTGCTTCTGGCCAGCGGCGAGTTCTACACGCCGTGGAGTTGGCTGCCGCGCATCGTCATGCAGTTCACCGCCGGCGTGCTGGCCTGCGCGGCCGTGCGCAAACTGCGTCTCGGGCACGGGCAACGGCAGATCGCGGGAGCCACGGCCCTGCTGATCGCGCTGGCCATCATCGGCCTGCAGTACTGGTTTGACGCCAACCCGATCTCCGGGGTCAGCGACAGCAGTGGCGTGGTCGACCTGCTGTTCGTGCCGCTTGTCGCGGCGCTGGCGGTGGGCGTGGGGGCGCTGCCGACCCTGTTGGCGACGTCGGTCATGGTCTACGGCGGTCACATCTCGTTCTCGCTGTACATGGTCCATGAACTGGTCCACACCGCATGGACCTGGACCGAGCAGCAGTTCAACCTGACGCTGCAGGGTTGGCCGGGCCCGCTGATGCTGCTCGGCATCTTCGCGGCCACGCTGGCGGGTGCGGCCGCGCTGTATCACGGTGTGGAGGAGCCGGCCCGCAAGTGGATGCGGCGCATGCTCGATACGCGGGGATCGGGCCCGGAACCGCCTCGGCCCCTTGTGTCGTCAGCGAATGTTCCTGCGCCGCTGCAGGTTTTCCGGCCCACCGCGCCGTAA
- a CDS encoding Rv0518 family GDSL lipase: protein MDLGAGRLSALFVMTALLLGVFAAPPVTVSPMTRETPIQRVAVIGDSYTNGTDEGGLGPQAWTVRAWQTLSRQGISVAADVAAEGRAGYDTVGNRGSVFRNLVARAVRPDDTLIVFYGSRNDREVPPERLAEAVRDTLLQARRTAPQARLLVISTPWPTADVPPDILGIRDVLATQARIVGASFVDPIAARWFVDQPWLIGSDGVHPTDAGHAYMADNIAPLIAGQLPRTV, encoded by the coding sequence ATCGACCTGGGGGCGGGCCGCCTGTCTGCGCTGTTCGTGATGACGGCCCTGCTTCTCGGCGTGTTCGCCGCACCGCCGGTCACGGTGTCACCGATGACGCGCGAGACACCGATTCAGCGTGTCGCGGTCATCGGCGACTCCTACACCAACGGCACCGATGAGGGCGGCCTGGGCCCGCAGGCCTGGACCGTGCGGGCGTGGCAGACACTCTCGCGACAGGGCATCTCGGTGGCCGCCGACGTGGCCGCCGAGGGTCGCGCCGGGTACGACACCGTCGGCAACCGCGGCAGCGTGTTCAGGAATCTGGTGGCCCGCGCGGTTCGCCCCGACGACACGCTGATCGTGTTCTACGGATCCCGCAACGACCGCGAGGTCCCGCCCGAACGGCTCGCCGAGGCGGTGCGGGACACGCTCCTGCAGGCCCGGCGCACCGCGCCCCAGGCGCGTCTGCTGGTCATCAGCACGCCGTGGCCGACGGCCGACGTACCTCCCGACATCCTCGGCATCCGCGATGTGCTGGCCACGCAGGCGCGCATCGTGGGCGCCAGTTTCGTCGATCCGATTGCGGCGCGGTGGTTCGTCGATCAGCCCTGGCTGATCGGTTCCGACGGCGTCCATCCCACCGACGCCGGGCACGCCTACATGGCGGACAATATCGCGCCGCTGATCGCCGGGCAGCTTCCGCGCACCGTCTGA
- the katG gene encoding catalase/peroxidase HPI, giving the protein MPDDRPIQDSPPVGEAQTDAAQGGCPAGFGSIKPPVAGGSNRDWWPNQLNLKILQKNPEVINPLDEDFDYTAAVQSLDVDALRADIVEVMRTSQDWWPADFGHYGPLFIRMAWHAAGTYRVQDGRGGAGAGMQRFAPLNSWPDNVNLDKARRLLWPVKKKYGKNVSWADLIVYAGNVALEDMGFRTAGFAFGREDRWEPEEDVYWGPEQEWLDDKRYTGERDLDNPLAAVQMGLIYVNPEGPNGNPDPLASAVDIRDTFARMAMNDIETAALIVGGHTFGKTHGNGDAELVGPEPEAADLELQGLGWHNPQGTGHGNDTVSSGLEVIWTHTPTKWDNSFLEILYGNEWELTKSPAGANQWKPKDNGWANSVPEAQGTGKTHPSMLTSDLALRFDPIYGQITRRWLDHPEELAEEFAKAWFKLLHRDMGPVDRYLGPETPKDTWLWQDITPAGPQLSAADVATLKSAIADSGLTVSQLVSTAWKAASSFRSSDLRGGANGGRIRLQPQLGWEVNEPDELAQVIAKLEEIQSSAGVTVSFADLVVLGGVVGVEKAAKAAGFDVTVPFTPGRGDATQEQTDVESFSYLEPKADGFRNYLGKGGVLPAEFRLIDRANLLGVSAPELTVLVGGLRVLDTNFGGTKHGVFTDTPGALTNDFFVNLLDMGVEWKASPADDGTYVATDRATGEQKWTGTRVDLLFGSNSQLRAVAEVYAEDDAKEKFVKDFVAAFTKVLDADRFDVTK; this is encoded by the coding sequence GTGCCTGACGATCGCCCGATTCAAGACAGCCCGCCCGTAGGCGAGGCCCAGACGGACGCGGCCCAGGGCGGCTGCCCCGCCGGCTTCGGCAGCATCAAGCCTCCGGTCGCCGGCGGCTCCAACCGGGACTGGTGGCCCAACCAGCTGAACCTGAAGATCCTGCAGAAGAACCCCGAGGTCATCAACCCGCTGGACGAGGACTTCGACTACACCGCGGCCGTCCAGAGCCTGGACGTCGACGCGCTGCGTGCCGACATCGTCGAGGTCATGCGGACCTCGCAGGACTGGTGGCCGGCTGACTTCGGGCACTACGGCCCGCTGTTCATCCGTATGGCGTGGCACGCCGCGGGCACCTACCGCGTGCAGGACGGCCGCGGCGGCGCCGGGGCGGGCATGCAGCGCTTCGCGCCGCTCAACAGCTGGCCCGACAACGTCAACCTGGACAAGGCGCGCCGCCTGCTGTGGCCCGTCAAGAAGAAGTACGGCAAGAACGTCTCGTGGGCCGACCTGATCGTCTACGCCGGCAACGTGGCGCTGGAGGACATGGGCTTCCGCACCGCCGGTTTCGCGTTCGGCCGCGAGGACCGCTGGGAGCCCGAGGAGGACGTCTACTGGGGTCCCGAGCAGGAGTGGCTCGACGACAAGCGCTACACCGGTGAGCGCGACCTGGACAACCCGCTGGCCGCAGTCCAGATGGGCCTGATCTACGTCAACCCCGAAGGCCCCAACGGCAACCCGGATCCGCTGGCCTCGGCCGTCGACATCCGCGACACCTTCGCTCGCATGGCGATGAACGACATCGAGACCGCGGCCCTGATCGTCGGCGGCCACACCTTCGGCAAGACCCACGGCAACGGTGACGCCGAACTCGTCGGCCCCGAGCCCGAGGCCGCCGACCTGGAGCTGCAGGGCCTGGGCTGGCACAACCCGCAGGGCACCGGCCACGGCAACGACACGGTGTCGTCGGGCCTCGAGGTCATCTGGACGCACACGCCCACCAAGTGGGACAACAGCTTCCTGGAGATCCTGTACGGCAACGAGTGGGAGCTGACCAAGAGCCCCGCCGGCGCCAACCAGTGGAAGCCGAAGGACAACGGCTGGGCCAACTCGGTCCCGGAGGCCCAGGGCACCGGCAAGACCCATCCGTCGATGCTGACCTCGGACCTCGCGCTGCGCTTCGACCCGATCTACGGGCAGATCACCCGCCGCTGGCTGGATCACCCGGAGGAGCTCGCCGAGGAGTTCGCCAAGGCGTGGTTCAAGCTGCTGCACCGCGACATGGGACCCGTGGACCGCTACCTCGGTCCGGAGACGCCCAAGGACACCTGGTTGTGGCAGGACATCACCCCGGCCGGCCCGCAGCTGTCCGCTGCTGATGTCGCCACGCTCAAGTCGGCCATCGCCGACTCGGGTCTGACCGTCTCGCAGCTGGTTTCGACCGCGTGGAAGGCCGCGTCGTCGTTCCGTTCGAGCGACCTGCGCGGCGGCGCCAACGGTGGCCGCATCCGCCTGCAGCCGCAGCTGGGCTGGGAGGTCAACGAGCCCGACGAGCTGGCCCAGGTCATCGCCAAGCTCGAGGAGATCCAGTCCTCGGCGGGCGTGACCGTGTCCTTCGCCGACCTGGTGGTCCTCGGCGGCGTCGTCGGTGTCGAGAAGGCCGCCAAGGCAGCCGGTTTCGACGTCACGGTGCCGTTCACCCCGGGCCGCGGCGACGCCACGCAGGAGCAGACCGACGTCGAGTCGTTCTCCTACCTCGAGCCCAAGGCCGACGGCTTCCGCAACTACCTCGGCAAGGGCGGCGTCCTTCCGGCGGAGTTCCGGCTGATCGATCGGGCCAACCTGCTGGGTGTGTCGGCTCCCGAGCTGACGGTCCTGGTCGGCGGTCTGCGCGTGCTGGACACCAACTTCGGTGGCACCAAGCACGGCGTGTTCACCGACACCCCGGGCGCGCTGACGAACGACTTCTTCGTCAACCTGCTCGACATGGGCGTCGAGTGGAAGGCGTCGCCGGCTGACGACGGCACCTACGTCGCCACCGATCGCGCCACCGGCGAGCAGAAGTGGACCGGCACCCGCGTCGACCTGCTGTTCGGCTCCAACTCGCAGCTGCGGGCGGTCGCCGAGGTCTACGCCGAGGACGACGCCAAGGAGAAGTTCGTCAAGGACTTCGTCGCGGCATTCACCAAGGTGCTCGACGCCGACCGGTTCGACGTCACGAAGTAA
- a CDS encoding Fur family transcriptional regulator: protein MTTTPDFANQLRAADLRVTRPRVAVLGAVCEHAHADTDTIIRAVRQDLPDVSHQAVYDSLNALTAVGLVRRIQPSGSVARYESRVGDNHHHIVCRACGEIADVDCAIGEAPCLTASDDRGYMIDEAEVIYWGLCPDCSKTQISRSHW, encoded by the coding sequence GTGACCACGACGCCCGACTTCGCGAACCAGCTGCGTGCAGCTGACCTTCGCGTGACCCGGCCTCGGGTCGCGGTGTTGGGCGCCGTCTGCGAGCACGCACACGCTGACACCGACACCATCATCCGGGCGGTCCGCCAGGACCTGCCCGATGTCTCCCACCAGGCGGTTTACGATTCGCTCAATGCCCTGACCGCCGTCGGCCTCGTCCGCCGGATCCAGCCCTCCGGATCGGTCGCGCGCTACGAATCCCGTGTGGGCGACAACCACCACCACATCGTCTGCCGTGCGTGCGGCGAGATCGCCGACGTCGACTGCGCGATCGGCGAGGCTCCCTGCCTGACGGCCTCCGATGATCGCGGCTACATGATCGACGAAGCCGAGGTCATCTACTGGGGCCTGTGCCCCGACTGCTCGAAAACTCAGATTTCACGATCACATTGGTGA
- a CDS encoding enolase C-terminal domain-like protein, whose amino-acid sequence MRTFIDFDDAPVFSIPRIDGSVYAGVLVEGPQGWGEFAPGLEADLETAVRWLTSAVEPGTVGWPDPVRGRIPIAVSVPDVDAERARQLVAQSGCAAADVTVAAHPGSLVEDLARVAAVREVLGSGGVIRLDARGCWDVDTAAAAIPELERAAGGLEFVAQPCPDLDQTARVRAKVGVRIAVPVTVQTPAAELADAADVLVLTTGPLGGVRRALRVAERCELPAVVTSAGETTIGLSSGLALAGALPDLPFACALDGVSRLRADVVPGSRSLIPVDGHLPVAPMPPGPDREALDRFAVTDAAAVARWRALVTAALSRL is encoded by the coding sequence GTGCGCACTTTCATTGATTTCGACGATGCTCCGGTCTTCTCGATTCCCAGGATCGACGGATCGGTCTACGCCGGTGTGCTCGTCGAGGGCCCGCAGGGCTGGGGTGAGTTCGCCCCCGGTCTCGAGGCCGACCTCGAGACCGCGGTCCGCTGGTTGACGTCCGCCGTGGAACCGGGGACCGTGGGCTGGCCCGATCCCGTGCGGGGCCGGATACCCATCGCGGTGTCGGTGCCCGACGTCGACGCCGAGCGGGCCCGTCAGCTGGTGGCCCAGTCCGGTTGTGCCGCCGCCGATGTCACCGTCGCGGCCCATCCTGGCTCACTGGTTGAGGATCTGGCCCGGGTGGCCGCTGTCCGCGAGGTGCTCGGATCCGGTGGGGTGATCCGCCTCGATGCCCGCGGGTGCTGGGATGTCGACACCGCGGCGGCCGCGATCCCAGAACTCGAACGTGCCGCCGGCGGCCTGGAATTCGTCGCGCAACCGTGTCCCGACCTGGACCAGACCGCGCGGGTGCGCGCCAAGGTCGGCGTGCGCATCGCGGTGCCGGTGACGGTACAGACCCCGGCGGCCGAACTGGCCGATGCGGCCGACGTGCTGGTGCTGACCACCGGTCCGCTCGGCGGCGTGCGCCGTGCCCTGCGGGTTGCCGAGCGATGTGAGCTTCCGGCGGTGGTGACCTCGGCGGGGGAGACGACGATCGGCCTGTCGAGTGGCCTGGCCCTGGCCGGCGCCCTGCCGGACCTGCCGTTCGCGTGTGCGCTCGACGGGGTGTCGCGGCTGCGCGCCGACGTGGTGCCGGGTTCCCGGTCCCTGATCCCCGTGGACGGGCATCTGCCGGTGGCGCCCATGCCGCCCGGCCCGGACCGCGAGGCACTGGATCGCTTCGCCGTCACCGACGCGGCGGCGGTCGCCCGGTGGCGTGCGCTTGTGACTGCGGCGTTGAGCAGGTTGTGA
- a CDS encoding glutamine amidotransferase has protein sequence MTGPAATRTPRRPFLLLSIRDDRAASADEYRAVRRFGGLDADELHRVVMTRTPLGDIDLDDWSGVILGGGPYNVSDAPESKSSTQRRVEGELRGLLECIVDRDFPFLGCCYGVGTLGTVIGATVDRSFPEPVGPVTVELTDDGRADPLFAGVPTVFDALGGHREAASTLPAGAVRLAQSADCPVQAFRVGTNVYATQFHPELDAEGMATRVEAYKHAGYFPPETADAIKAAAQARHIEHSSLIVRNFVVRCSR, from the coding sequence GTGACCGGACCCGCGGCGACACGCACACCCCGACGGCCCTTCCTTCTGCTCTCCATCCGCGACGACCGCGCCGCCTCTGCCGACGAGTACCGGGCCGTGCGGCGCTTCGGCGGTCTGGACGCCGACGAACTGCACCGAGTGGTGATGACCAGGACCCCGCTGGGCGACATCGACCTCGACGACTGGTCCGGGGTGATCCTGGGCGGCGGTCCGTACAACGTCAGCGATGCACCCGAGTCCAAGTCGTCGACCCAGCGACGAGTCGAGGGTGAACTTCGCGGCCTGCTCGAGTGCATCGTCGACCGGGACTTCCCCTTCCTCGGCTGCTGTTACGGGGTCGGCACCCTGGGCACCGTCATCGGCGCGACCGTCGACCGCTCCTTCCCCGAACCGGTGGGTCCGGTCACCGTCGAACTCACCGACGACGGCCGCGCGGACCCCCTGTTCGCCGGCGTGCCCACAGTGTTCGACGCGCTGGGCGGACACCGCGAGGCCGCCTCCACCCTGCCGGCGGGCGCGGTGCGACTTGCGCAGTCGGCCGACTGCCCGGTCCAGGCGTTCCGCGTGGGCACCAACGTTTACGCCACGCAGTTCCACCCGGAACTCGACGCCGAGGGCATGGCCACCCGCGTCGAGGCGTACAAGCACGCCGGGTACTTCCCGCCGGAGACGGCTGACGCGATCAAGGCCGCTGCGCAGGCACGACACATCGAGCATTCGTCATTGATTGTGCGGAACTTCGTCGTACGCTGTTCCCGCTGA